A genomic window from Armatimonadota bacterium includes:
- a CDS encoding terpene cyclase/mutase family protein: MNGYLARAVAYIQENGDELERGRLAGLLGRERPEPKAVRALLTRQNEDGGFPYQMVPGRPSAVTSTAAALQWLHDLRLAGTSQVERAGAYLLTVQRPDGTWEESPALIKYDPPPLARPGHAAGRTYCTALGAYWLARLLGVRHDSVQRAAQALRAWRDGGRPEDEPLQVAVLAAVVMAMIEGPGSAAAGLEALERVNPEAWTADRLVELLGGLHTAGFAAEDPLVAPAIRRLLGLQREDGGWTSEQGADREVDLSLRALGVLLAYGVPSGSG, translated from the coding sequence ATGAACGGTTACCTGGCCAGAGCCGTCGCCTACATCCAGGAGAACGGGGACGAGCTGGAGCGTGGACGGCTGGCCGGGCTCCTCGGCCGGGAGCGGCCTGAGCCGAAGGCCGTCCGCGCCCTGCTCACCCGGCAGAACGAGGACGGCGGCTTTCCCTACCAGATGGTGCCCGGTCGGCCCTCCGCCGTGACCTCCACCGCCGCCGCCCTGCAGTGGCTGCACGACCTGCGGCTCGCCGGCACGAGCCAGGTGGAGCGCGCGGGAGCCTATCTCCTCACCGTGCAGCGGCCCGACGGGACATGGGAGGAGAGTCCGGCGCTCATCAAGTATGATCCGCCGCCGCTGGCGCGGCCGGGACACGCCGCCGGGCGGACCTACTGCACCGCGCTGGGCGCCTACTGGCTGGCCCGGCTGCTGGGGGTGCGCCACGACAGCGTCCAGCGCGCCGCCCAGGCGCTTCGCGCCTGGCGCGACGGCGGCCGGCCCGAAGACGAACCGCTGCAGGTGGCGGTGCTGGCGGCCGTGGTGATGGCGATGATCGAAGGGCCGGGGAGCGCCGCTGCGGGTCTCGAGGCGCTGGAGCGGGTGAATCCGGAAGCCTGGACCGCCGACCGGCTGGTCGAGCTCCTCGGCGGTCTGCACACGGCCGGATTCGCCGCCGAAGACCCGTTGGTCGCCCCGGCCATCCGCAGGCTGTTGGGGCTCCAGCGGGAGGACGGCGGATGGACCAGCGAGCAGGGCGCCGACCGGGAGGTCGACCTCTCGCTGCGCGCCCTGGGGGTGCTGCTGGCCTACGGCGTGCCGTCGGGGAGCGGATAG
- the pxpA gene encoding 5-oxoprolinase subunit PxpA, giving the protein MKIDLNADLGEGASTDTALLAVITSANIACGGHAGDERSMRRAVLEATARGVGIGAHPSYPDREGFGRRPMAMSHEALVDTLVRQIERLQEVARAAGTALVHIKAHGALYNVAVDDAATARAIGEAIRRVDSRLIAVALAGSPMAEVFRSMGLRTAEEAFIDRGYTAAGRLVPRDRPNALLTDARAAAARAVRMVRDGVVDSVEGAPVRLRAQTLCVHADTPGSPAIAAAVRQALEAAGIRVAPMRECMVEG; this is encoded by the coding sequence ATGAAGATTGACCTGAACGCCGACCTGGGCGAGGGCGCCTCTACCGACACCGCCCTGCTGGCGGTGATCACCTCCGCCAACATCGCCTGCGGCGGACACGCCGGAGACGAGCGGTCGATGCGACGGGCCGTACTGGAGGCCACGGCGCGGGGCGTCGGCATCGGAGCGCACCCCTCCTACCCGGACCGGGAGGGGTTCGGCAGACGCCCCATGGCCATGTCCCACGAGGCGCTGGTGGACACGCTGGTCCGGCAGATCGAGCGGTTGCAGGAGGTCGCCCGGGCGGCCGGGACGGCTCTTGTCCACATCAAGGCCCACGGGGCGCTGTACAATGTGGCGGTGGACGATGCGGCGACGGCGCGCGCCATCGGCGAGGCGATTCGCCGCGTCGATTCGCGGCTGATCGCGGTGGCCCTGGCCGGATCCCCCATGGCCGAGGTCTTCAGGTCCATGGGGCTGCGGACCGCCGAGGAGGCGTTCATCGACCGCGGCTACACCGCCGCCGGCCGGCTGGTGCCGCGCGATCGACCCAACGCGTTGCTCACCGATGCGCGGGCCGCCGCGGCCCGCGCCGTCCGGATGGTGCGGGACGGTGTGGTGGATTCGGTGGAGGGGGCGCCCGTCCGTCTTCGGGCCCAGACCCTGTGCGTCCACGCCGACACCCCCGGGAGTCCGGCGATCGCCGCCGCCGTGCGTCAGGCGCTGGAGGCGGCCGGGATCCGGGTGGCGCCCATGAGGGAATGCATGGTGGAGGGATGA
- a CDS encoding alpha/beta hydrolase, producing the protein MSRPGPLLPMVLLHGAGGLGQLWQNQLLAFPEAVAPDLPGHPTGPGLSSVSDLAGWVLQFVATTVPAPCVLGGHSLGAAVALQAALDAPARLRGLILLGAGARLRVRPEFFDLLRRGYSEAVEELLRWWFAPAAPPRIVDRARQALRAVAPAVVYDDFWAADHFDVMARVREITVPTLIICGEEDRMTPVKYARYLHEQIAGSRLVIVPGAGHMVMLERPRETNAAIEEFLGTLRSS; encoded by the coding sequence ATGTCCCGTCCCGGGCCGCTGCTTCCCATGGTGCTCCTCCACGGCGCCGGCGGCCTGGGACAGCTGTGGCAGAACCAGCTGCTGGCCTTCCCCGAAGCCGTGGCGCCCGACCTGCCCGGGCATCCGACCGGGCCCGGGCTGTCCTCGGTGTCCGATCTGGCCGGGTGGGTGTTGCAGTTCGTGGCCACGACGGTCCCTGCGCCCTGCGTCCTCGGCGGTCACTCGCTGGGCGCGGCGGTCGCCCTCCAGGCGGCCCTGGACGCTCCCGCCCGCCTGCGGGGACTGATCCTCTTGGGCGCGGGCGCCCGTCTGCGCGTGCGGCCCGAGTTCTTCGACCTCCTCCGCCGCGGCTATTCGGAAGCGGTGGAAGAGCTGCTCCGCTGGTGGTTTGCGCCCGCGGCCCCTCCGCGCATTGTCGATCGCGCCCGTCAGGCGTTGCGCGCCGTGGCTCCGGCGGTGGTGTACGACGACTTCTGGGCGGCGGATCACTTCGATGTGATGGCGCGCGTCCGGGAGATCACGGTGCCCACGCTCATCATCTGCGGCGAGGAGGATCGGATGACGCCCGTGAAGTACGCCCGGTATCTGCACGAGCAGATCGCCGGGTCGCGACTGGTGATCGTGCCCGGAGCCGGGCACATGGTCATGCTGGAGCGGCCGCGGGAGACCAACGCCGCCATCGAAGAGTTTCTGGGCACCCTGAGGAGTTCATGA
- a CDS encoding thioredoxin family protein, with the protein MDWKSAFDRGLLYHDFLERHGTETHRRRWQAIYDRVTLTPAQRALVAGFSRQMYLLCLAGTWCGDCVREGAILQRIAEASPRIGLRFLDREANPELARALSINRGLRIPMVVFLSEDFAECARYGERTLATYRKMAVEGLGPACPAGIVPPGEEYLATVAQEWLNEIERVQLMLRLSPRLRQVHGD; encoded by the coding sequence GTGGACTGGAAGAGCGCGTTCGATCGGGGACTTCTCTATCACGACTTTCTGGAACGCCACGGCACGGAGACGCATCGCAGGCGCTGGCAGGCCATCTACGACCGCGTGACGCTGACCCCCGCCCAGCGGGCGCTGGTGGCGGGATTCTCCCGGCAGATGTATCTGCTCTGTCTGGCCGGGACCTGGTGCGGGGATTGCGTCCGGGAGGGCGCCATCCTGCAGCGGATCGCGGAGGCCTCGCCCCGGATCGGACTGCGCTTCCTGGATCGTGAAGCGAACCCGGAGCTGGCCCGGGCGCTGTCCATCAACCGTGGCCTGCGCATCCCGATGGTCGTGTTCCTCAGCGAAGACTTCGCGGAGTGTGCCCGCTACGGCGAGCGGACACTGGCCACGTACCGGAAGATGGCCGTGGAAGGGCTGGGCCCCGCCTGCCCCGCGGGTATCGTGCCGCCCGGCGAGGAGTACCTGGCCACCGTGGCGCAGGAGTGGCTGAACGAGATTGAGCGCGTGCAGCTGATGCTGCGTCTGTCGCCCCGCCTGCGGCAGGTGCACGGCGATTGA